One window of Trifolium pratense cultivar HEN17-A07 linkage group LG5, ARS_RC_1.1, whole genome shotgun sequence genomic DNA carries:
- the LOC123883156 gene encoding granule-bound starch synthase 1, chloroplastic/amyloplastic-like has translation MATVTASSNIVSRISHINMSTFSCESKTAAPMRLGYMRKANTHNGLRILNSLDELLNRTSIKMKGVQSRKKGLQRKSVRPKGIIICGLNLIFVGTEVAPWSKTGGLGDVLGGLPPALAANGHRVMTIAPRYDQYKDAWDTSVSIEIKVGDRKETVRFFHCFKRGVDRVFVDHPIFLEKVWGKTGTKIYGPAAGDDYQDNQLRFSLFCQAALEAARVLNLESNKYFSGPYGEDVIFVANDWHTALISCYLKSMYQSIGLFRNAKVVFCIHNIAYQGRFSFADYSLLNLPDQFKSSFDFLDGHVKPVVGRKINWMKAGILESHLVLTVSPYYAQELVSGPDKGVELDNILRRTGVAGIINGMDVQEWNPATDKYITVKYDDSTVLEGKALLKEALQAEVGLPVDKNIPLIAFIGRLEEQKGSDILVAAIPQFIKENVQIVALGTGKKEMEKQLQELEISYPDKARGVAKFNVPLAHMIIAGADFILIPSRFEPCGLIQLQAMRYGTVPIVASTGGLVDTVKEGVTGFQMGSFNVECDAVDPVDVDAIAKTVTKALAVYGTQAFAEIIKNCMAQDLSWKGPAKKWEEVLLSLGVPGSEPGIDGEEIAPQAMENVATP, from the exons ATGGCAACAGTGACTGCTTCAAGTAACATAGTATCCAGAATTTCTCATATCAATATGTCAACTTTCTCATGCGAGTCTAAAACGGCGGCACCAATGAGACTTGGTTATATGAGGAAAGCTAATACTCATAATGGACTCAGAATTTTGAATTCATTGGATGAGCTGTTAAACAGAACCTCAATTAAAATGAAGGGAGTGCAATCAAGGAAGAAGGGTCTTCAGAGAAAGAGTGTTAGGCCTAAAGGTATTATAATTTGTGGCTTGAATTTGATCTTTGTTGGAACTGAGGTTGCTCCATGGAGCAAAACTGGTGGTTTAGGCGATGTTCTAGGAGGTCTTCCACCAGCATTAGCA GCTAATGGGCACAGAGTTATGACAATCGCACCGCGCTATGATCAATACAAAGATGCATGGGATACAAGTGTATCAATTGAG ATAAAAGTAGGAGATAGAAAAGAAACAGTTCGCTTCTTCCATTGCTTTAAAAGAGGAGTTGATCGCGTGTTTGTAGATCACCCTATATTTCTTGAAAAG GTTTGGGGTAAAACTGGAACAAAAATCTATGGACCTGCGGCAGGAGATGATTACCAAGACAATCAATTGCGCTTTAGCCTCTTCTGTCAG GCAGCTCTTGAAGCAGCAAGAGTTCTGAATCTCGAGagcaataaatatttttcaggACCATATG GTGAAGATGTCATTTTCGTCGCTAACGATTGGCACACCGCCCTTATCTCATGCTACTTGAAATCTATGTACCAATCAATAGGCCTCTTTAGGAATGCCAAA GTTGTTTTTTGTATACACAACATTGCTTACCAAGGAAGATTTTCATTCGCCGACTATTCACTTCTCAATCTCCCTGACCAATTTAAAAGCTCCTTTGACTTCCTTGATGG GCATGTTAAACCAGTTGTTGGAAGAAAAATCAATTGGATGAAAGCTGGAATATTGGAATCTCATTTGGTTTTAACTGTTAGTCCATATTATGCTCAAGAACTAGTGTCAGGCCCAGATAAAGGTGTCGAGTTGGACAACATTTTACGCCGAACTGGTGTTGCTGGAATCATAAATGGCATGGATGTTCAAGAGTGGAATCCAGCCACTGACAAATACATAACTGTCAAATATGATGATTCGACA GTATTGGAAGGAAAGGCTCTTCTGAAAGAAGCACTCCAGGCAGAAGTTGGTTTGCCGGTTGACAAAAATATTCCTCTCATTGCTTTCATTGGAAGGCTTGAAGAGCAAAAAGGTTCTGATATTCTTGTAGCAGCCATTCCTCAATTTATTAAGGAGAATGTTCAGATAGTAGCCCTA GGAACAGGAAAAAAAGAAATGGAAAAGCAACTTCAAGAACTTGAAATATCATACCCTGACAAGGCCAGAGGAGTTGCAAAATTCAATGTTCCCCTAGCTCACATGATAATTGCAGGAGCTGATTTTATATTGATTCCTAGTAGATTTGAGCCTTGTGGTCTCATTCAGTTACAAGCTATGCGCTACGGAACA GTACCTATTGTTGCCTCAACAGGTGGATTAGTGGACACAGTCAAAGAAGGTGTCACTGGATTTCAGATGGGTTCTTTCAATGTTGAA tgTGATGCTGTGGATCCAGTTGATGTGGATGCTATAGCAAAGACTGTCACAAAGGCCCTTGCAGTCTATGGAACTCAAGCTTTTGCAGAAATCATCAAGAATTGCATGGCTCAAGATCTTTCATGGAAG GGACCTGCTAAGAAGTGGGAGGAAGTTCTGCTAAGTTTGGGAGTTCCTGGAAGTGAACCTGGAATTGATGGAGAAGAAATTGCTCCACAGGCAATGGAAAATGTGGCAACTCCATGA